A genomic segment from Sciurus carolinensis chromosome 1, mSciCar1.2, whole genome shotgun sequence encodes:
- the Tigd5 gene encoding tigger transposable element-derived protein 5 yields MYPASPPAGPAPHLAQHCDRCPPPGRLVEPPRTPLASSDSVARPPHAAPGPRPRVAVKMAFRKAYSIKDKLQAIERVKGGERQASVCRDFGVPGGTLRGWLKDEPKLRWFLDQLGGEVGTQRKKMRLANEEEIDRAVYSWFLTLRQHGVPLSGPVIQAQAEAFARQIYGPECTFKASHGWFWRWQKRHGISSQRIYGEAEPPLIGPAPGPPVKEEPAQPPSGAPLPDRAPGAPPPAEGGYGDEQIYNANVTGLYWRLLPEQTAPPGAGDPGARVCGWRADRVTVLLAANLTGSHKLKPLVIGQLPDPPSLRHHNQDKFPASYRYSPNAWLSRPLLRGWFFEEFVPGVKRYLRRSCLQQKAVLLVAHPPCPNWATRMHALEESEETRRRCGPEPLGPPEELQTPDGAVRVLFLSKGSSRAHIPAPLEQGVVAAFKHLYKRELLRLAVSCASGSPLDFMRSFMLKDMLYLTGLSWDLVQAGSIERCWLLGLRAAFEPGQQSAHQAEEAAEHSRALIDLTHLAALAHKRLAPEEVAEWLHLDDDGGLPEVCREEVSPAWPPALAPPAPLSPASLPSSMGGGEEEEEEATERGGGLAPTAGEAVWGLETALRWLESQDPSEVGPLRLVQLRSLISMARRLGGIGPSPAVADDSV; encoded by the coding sequence ATGTACCCCGCGAGCCCTCCGGCCGGCCCGGCCCCTCACTTGGCCCAGCACTGCGACCGCTGTCCCCCGCCCGGGCGCCTCGTGGAGCCACCGCGGACCCCCTTGGCCTCCTCGGACTCCGTCGCGCGCCCGCCGCACGCCGCGCCCGGGCCGCGGCCCCGCGTGGCAGTGAAGATGGCCTTCCGCAAGGCCTACTCCATCAAGGACAAGCTGCAAGCCATCGAGCGCGTCAAGGGCGGCGAGCGTCAGGCCAGCGTGTGCCGAGACTTCGGCGTGCCCGGCGGCACGCTGCGCGGCTGGCTAAAGGACGAGCCCAAGCTGCGCTGGTTCCTGGACCAGCTGGGCGGCGAGGTGGGCACGCAGCGCAAGAAGATGAGGCTGGCCAACGAGGAGGAGATCGACCGCGCCGTCTACTCGTGGTTCCTCACGCTGCGCCAGCACGGCGTGCCGCTGTCGGGGCCGGTCATCCAGGCGCAGGCCGAGGCCTTCGCGCGCCAGATCTACGGTCCCGAGTGCACCTTCAAGGCTAGTCATGGCTGGTTCTGGCGATGGCAGAAGCGCCATGGCATCTCCAGCCAGCGCATCTACGGCGAGGCCGAGCCCCCGCTTATTGGACCAGCGCCCGGCCCACCAGTCAAGGAAGAGCCCGCGCAGCCTCCAAGCGGCGCCCCCCTACCCGACCGGGCGCCGGGCGCGCCGCCCCCCGCCGAAGGCGGCTATGGTGATGAGCAGATCTACAACGCCAACGTCACTGGCCTCTACTGGAGGCTGCTTCCGGAGCAGACCGCCCCTCCGGGCGCAGGGGACCCTGGGGCGAGGGTCTGCGGTTGGCGCGCCGACAGGGTGACAGTGCTGCTGGCCGCCAACTTGACGGGCAGCCACAAGTTGAAGCCTCTGGTCATCGGGCAGCTGCCCGACCCCCCCAGCCTGCGCCACCACAACCAGGACAAGTTCCCAGCCTCTTACCGCTACAGCCCCAATGCTTGGCTCAGCCGCCCGCTGCTACGAGGCTGGTTCTTTGAAGAATTTGTTCCCGGCGTCAAGCGCTACCTGCGTCGAAGCTGCCTGCAGCAGAAGGCGGTGCTGCTGGTCGCCCACCCGCCCTGCCCCAACTGGGCCACCAGGATGCACGCCCTGGAAGAAAGCGAGGAGACCCGTAGGCGGTGCGGGCCAGAGCCCCTAGGCCCCCCGGAGGAGCTGCAAACACCAGATGGTGCTGTACGGGTTCTCTTCCTGTCCAAGGGCAGCAGCAGGGCACACATTCCTGCACCTCtggagcagggtgtggtggctgCCTTCAAGCATCTGTACAAGCGGGAGCTGCTGCGGCTGGCAGTGTCCTGTGCTAGCGGCTCCCCACTGGACTTCATGCGCAGCTTCATGCTTAAGGACATGCTGTACCTGACTGGCCTCTCCTGGGACCTGGTGCAGGCAGGTAGCATTGAGCGCTGCTGGCTGCTGGGCCTGAGGGCCGCCTTCGAGCCTGGGCAGCAGTCAGCGCACCAAGCCGAGGAGGCTGCAGAGCACAGTAGGGCGCTCATCGACCTCACACATTTGGCTGCTCTGGCCCACAAGCGCCTGGCACCAGAAGAGGTGGCCGAGTGGCTGCACCTGGACGATGATGGGGGCCTCCCTGAGGTCTGCAGAGAGGAAGTGAGCCCTGCCTGGCCCCCTGCCTtggcccctcctgcccctctaTCCCCAGCCAGCCTGCCCTCTAgcatggggggtggggaggaggaggaggaggaggccactGAGCGTGGTGGAGGGTTGGCACCCACCGCAGGGGAGGCTGTCTGGGGGCTGGAGACCGCTCTGCGGTGGCTAGAGAGCCAGGACCCCAGTGAGGTGGGACCATTGAGGCTGGTACAGCTGCGCTCACTCATCAGCATGGCCCGGAGGTTGGGGGGCATTGGACCGTCCCCAGCAGTTGCAGATGACAGTGTGTGA